In one bacterium genomic region, the following are encoded:
- a CDS encoding flavin reductase family protein has product MKQVPIGEALKLKYPEWVMFVISRDGEGAPDIMPAGWCMVCNSNPVMMAVSVGFGRYTHRCLEETGEFVLAWPGAGQEELIAQTGSTTGRDINKFEQFGLEEIDAEVVGAPLIEGCVAALECVVVSQLELEDHSIFVGEVVAAHVADPPVAKLENFNGRYATAKAE; this is encoded by the coding sequence ATGAAGCAAGTTCCGATCGGCGAGGCGCTGAAGCTGAAGTACCCCGAGTGGGTGATGTTCGTCATCAGCCGCGACGGGGAGGGGGCGCCGGACATCATGCCTGCCGGGTGGTGCATGGTCTGCAACAGCAACCCGGTGATGATGGCCGTCTCGGTAGGCTTCGGGCGCTACACGCACCGGTGCCTGGAGGAGACCGGAGAGTTCGTGCTGGCCTGGCCGGGGGCGGGGCAGGAGGAACTCATCGCCCAGACCGGGTCCACCACCGGGCGGGACATCAACAAGTTCGAGCAGTTCGGGCTGGAGGAGATAGATGCCGAGGTCGTCGGCGCGCCGCTGATCGAGGGCTGCGTCGCGGCGCTGGAGTGCGTGGTGGTCAGCCAGCTCGAACTCGAAGACCACTCCATCTTCGTCGGCGAGGTCGTGGCCGCGCATGTGGCCGACCCGCCGGTGGCCAAGCTGGAGAACTTCAATGGGAGATACGCGACGGCGAAGGCGGAGTAG
- a CDS encoding DUF4091 domain-containing protein: protein MPLLVALALLMAAIPGQAQPKRNVNLLVNPGFERAEHDALPPWTPYGKGFALAAGGHSGRQAIVCRAGDNDTILGIGQEVTFDPPLRHPFKISGWSKAKEAAGGGDYCIYLDCFYDDGTPLWGVKAPFATGTHDWQYSENTFAPDKPIRKIQYFVLFRRCRGEVWFDDFSLSLAPFEVQAEQLLPSVYGGNSVDYAARLSIPAQWEAVVQRGGQTVFSQQGHGTGVAMSWNGRDTNGKLLPGGSYGLRVTAKDDLLGEQMTIAKRTTTRSGPGQGYLAWTDTGMERTLINRLPRPDRKLQAAMSLARNEYESCQVALRTSPQQELQGCRVSFSNLKGPGGATLGRENLQWHLVGFVEMTALAPGATLPDDAVPGWWPDPLLPVRSFTVPPATTQAVWLTAYAPRGTKAGDYTGAVTITPTNARALKVPLRLTVYGFDLPTQGHLKTAFALMDGYLEKLYGKPLTPELRRKYGDFVLQHRLNPDDISRTDPPDVEDIAYYNDRGLNAFNVINMVQPRGNRTWVCWSPLEVYTPTFKQQLIARLDPYVAELKRRGLEKKAYVYTFDERGEDFYPVMKEYFGLIKERYGIPTLTTAQVAQDPQVMRDINVDWNCPLTPRYHAEEADRCRQAGQQVWAYVCCGPRKPYANFLADDALIEARLIWWQAYQQKMDGFLYWGLNIWGRPHNDALIDPDRDGPRLRWSITTGGKEAWLQSLHGDGELLYAGQNGPLGCIRLANIRDGLDDYEYLWLLGQMTGAPEQARAACRPVSSDLTTFTRDPQVLLAQRERMARKIEALAGKR, encoded by the coding sequence ATGCCTCTGCTGGTTGCTCTGGCTCTGCTGATGGCGGCTATTCCCGGACAGGCTCAGCCCAAGCGTAACGTCAACCTGCTGGTCAACCCTGGCTTCGAGCGGGCTGAGCACGACGCCCTGCCGCCCTGGACCCCCTATGGCAAGGGCTTCGCGCTGGCGGCCGGGGGGCATTCCGGGCGGCAGGCCATCGTCTGCCGGGCCGGGGACAATGACACGATCCTGGGCATCGGGCAGGAGGTGACGTTCGATCCGCCGCTGCGGCACCCGTTCAAGATCTCGGGGTGGAGCAAGGCCAAAGAGGCCGCGGGCGGCGGCGACTACTGCATCTACCTGGACTGCTTCTACGACGACGGGACGCCGCTGTGGGGCGTGAAGGCGCCGTTCGCCACCGGCACCCACGACTGGCAGTACAGCGAGAACACCTTCGCGCCAGACAAGCCCATCCGCAAGATCCAGTACTTCGTGCTGTTCCGTCGCTGCCGGGGAGAGGTCTGGTTCGATGACTTCTCCCTGTCGCTGGCGCCGTTTGAGGTGCAGGCGGAGCAGCTCCTGCCCAGCGTGTACGGGGGCAACAGTGTCGACTACGCGGCCCGGCTGTCCATCCCGGCCCAGTGGGAGGCCGTGGTGCAACGGGGCGGGCAGACGGTGTTCAGCCAGCAGGGGCACGGCACGGGCGTCGCGATGAGCTGGAACGGCCGCGATACGAACGGGAAGCTGCTGCCCGGCGGCAGCTATGGACTGCGCGTGACCGCGAAGGACGACCTGCTCGGGGAGCAGATGACGATCGCAAAGCGCACCACGACCAGGTCGGGGCCGGGACAGGGCTACCTGGCATGGACCGACACGGGGATGGAGCGCACGCTCATCAATCGCCTGCCACGGCCCGACCGCAAGCTGCAGGCGGCCATGTCGCTGGCCCGCAACGAGTACGAGAGCTGCCAGGTTGCCCTGCGCACCAGTCCCCAGCAGGAGCTGCAGGGCTGCCGGGTGAGCTTCAGCAACCTGAAGGGGCCCGGCGGGGCGACCCTCGGCCGGGAGAACCTGCAATGGCACCTGGTCGGCTTCGTGGAGATGACGGCGCTGGCGCCCGGGGCGACGCTGCCCGATGACGCCGTGCCCGGCTGGTGGCCGGACCCGCTGCTGCCGGTGCGCAGCTTCACCGTGCCGCCGGCGACGACGCAGGCGGTGTGGCTGACGGCGTATGCGCCGCGCGGGACCAAGGCGGGGGACTACACGGGGGCGGTGACCATCACCCCGACCAACGCGCGGGCGCTGAAGGTCCCGCTGCGGCTCACCGTCTATGGGTTCGACCTGCCGACCCAGGGGCACCTGAAGACGGCCTTCGCGCTGATGGACGGGTACCTGGAGAAGCTGTACGGCAAGCCCCTGACGCCCGAGTTGCGGCGCAAGTACGGCGACTTCGTGCTCCAGCACCGGCTCAACCCCGACGACATCTCGCGCACCGACCCGCCGGACGTCGAGGACATCGCCTACTACAACGACCGGGGGCTGAACGCCTTCAACGTCATCAACATGGTGCAGCCGCGCGGGAACCGCACCTGGGTGTGCTGGAGCCCGCTGGAGGTGTACACGCCGACGTTCAAGCAGCAGCTCATCGCGCGCCTGGACCCGTACGTGGCCGAGCTGAAGCGGCGCGGACTGGAGAAGAAGGCGTATGTCTACACCTTCGATGAGCGGGGCGAGGACTTCTATCCGGTGATGAAAGAGTACTTCGGGCTCATCAAGGAGCGCTATGGCATCCCGACGCTGACCACGGCGCAGGTGGCGCAGGACCCGCAGGTGATGCGGGACATCAATGTGGACTGGAACTGCCCGCTCACGCCGCGCTATCACGCGGAGGAAGCGGACCGGTGCCGGCAGGCGGGGCAGCAGGTCTGGGCCTACGTGTGCTGCGGGCCGCGCAAGCCCTACGCCAACTTCCTGGCCGATGACGCGCTGATCGAGGCGCGGCTGATCTGGTGGCAGGCCTACCAGCAGAAGATGGACGGGTTCCTGTACTGGGGGCTGAACATCTGGGGGCGGCCGCACAACGACGCCCTGATTGACCCCGACAGGGACGGGCCGCGGCTGCGCTGGAGCATCACCACCGGGGGCAAGGAGGCGTGGCTGCAGAGCCTCCACGGCGACGGGGAGTTGCTGTATGCCGGGCAGAACGGGCCGCTGGGGTGCATCCGGCTGGCGAACATCCGCGACGGGCTGGATGACTACGAGTACCTGTGGCTGCTGGGACAGATGACGGGCGCCCCCGAGCAGGCGCGGGCGGCATGCCGGCCTGTCAGCAGCGACCTGACGACCTTCACCCGCGACCCGCAGGTGCTGCTCGCGCAGCGGGAGCGGATGGCGCGGAAGATTGAGGCGTTGGCGGGGAAGCGGTAG
- a CDS encoding zinc metalloprotease HtpX, which yields MATDDVSPERTRAFYKFKEAEQQVQKHHYDHALELAHDALDIDPTFAEVRFWIADLYRRQDKARKASLVYQEILHQDGTNEQAWAALREIDPAAAERLTRLRDIAPDPFVAQRGAAAADDLDDLGGLADEFAEEQPEEELILARDVAVDDLGDVAETGGVQAMLEAEVGSITGVQPAHGSGAEVAGDDLGAEDEAGPPDWLYEEDLKYRDRMAQSRVYTKLLPDIVDFWRDDDKWDTAISGSVHFDAKRHPGVIEVCREVETRLGAPQWNLYVCPERRMVSCITRGNPPTMSLTTGCLNALTHDELLFMVGRFTTMVVAGHVPFIQMTMLTLERSPRTITDVETDMLDLLKDQHAGWDAGVHREDRMKLGQLCHAWQQRAELTADRGGLICCGNLDVACNAIARLTAPDSTAAQTASAQVLAEKFKGQDVGQLAAIPPKEDPVRHEGYALYRVKMLRWWAKTPQGQALLAP from the coding sequence ATGGCTACGGACGATGTTTCACCGGAACGCACGCGTGCCTTCTATAAGTTCAAGGAAGCCGAACAGCAGGTGCAAAAGCACCACTATGACCACGCGCTGGAGCTGGCCCACGACGCGCTCGACATAGACCCCACCTTTGCCGAGGTGCGGTTCTGGATTGCCGACCTGTACCGGCGCCAGGACAAGGCGCGCAAGGCGTCGCTGGTGTACCAGGAGATATTGCACCAGGACGGGACCAATGAGCAGGCCTGGGCGGCCCTGCGCGAGATTGACCCCGCCGCAGCCGAACGGCTCACACGCCTGCGTGACATCGCTCCGGACCCCTTTGTGGCCCAGCGCGGAGCCGCGGCGGCGGATGATCTGGATGACCTGGGCGGCCTGGCCGATGAGTTCGCCGAGGAACAGCCCGAGGAGGAGCTGATCCTCGCCCGCGACGTGGCGGTGGATGACCTGGGAGATGTAGCCGAGACCGGCGGCGTGCAGGCGATGCTGGAGGCCGAGGTCGGCAGCATCACCGGCGTGCAGCCGGCGCACGGGAGTGGGGCGGAGGTCGCCGGCGACGACCTGGGGGCCGAGGACGAGGCGGGGCCGCCGGACTGGCTCTATGAGGAAGACCTCAAGTACCGTGACCGGATGGCGCAGAGCCGGGTCTACACCAAACTCCTGCCGGACATCGTGGACTTCTGGCGGGATGACGACAAGTGGGACACCGCCATCAGCGGGTCGGTGCACTTCGACGCCAAGCGGCACCCCGGAGTGATCGAGGTGTGCCGAGAGGTGGAGACGCGGCTGGGGGCGCCGCAGTGGAACCTCTACGTGTGCCCGGAGCGTCGCATGGTCAGTTGCATCACGCGCGGCAACCCGCCGACAATGTCGCTGACCACGGGCTGCCTGAACGCGCTGACGCACGACGAACTGCTGTTCATGGTCGGGCGCTTCACGACGATGGTGGTGGCGGGGCACGTGCCGTTCATACAGATGACGATGCTGACGCTGGAGCGCAGCCCCCGCACCATCACCGATGTCGAGACGGACATGCTGGACCTGCTCAAGGACCAGCACGCGGGCTGGGACGCGGGCGTGCACCGCGAGGACCGCATGAAGCTGGGGCAACTTTGCCATGCGTGGCAGCAGCGGGCGGAACTAACGGCCGACCGCGGGGGGTTGATATGTTGTGGTAACCTCGACGTCGCCTGCAATGCCATCGCCCGGCTGACGGCGCCGGACTCCACTGCGGCGCAGACGGCGAGCGCCCAGGTCCTGGCGGAGAAGTTCAAGGGCCAGGATGTGGGGCAACTGGCCGCCATTCCTCCCAAAGAGGACCCCGTACGCCACGAGGGCTATGCCCTCTACCGCGTCAAGATGCTGCGCTGGTGGGCCAAGACGCCGCAGGGGCAGGCTCTCCTGGCGCCCTGA
- a CDS encoding oligosaccharide flippase family protein, translating into MSAHERLEAHRRKPQTLASTAVLIIGGSSYFSMLVGVLRSVLVMRLVGPAPQGVRRIVDLILKYATNSHLGILHGTNKELPIYLGQNNAEMVQEVEDVGVTWVVGLTLIASVAMLIVGLMNPTGQRVTSIAIMIGAGLLLVGQTATLYRTIARAWGHFRALGLVAGVETITTFVFTLAGAYGFYHFGHENQHREYAVLGAMLGGLLANCVSLILLGALSPIRVRIRFDVQLGWELAKAGLPIAAMIFADTFLRTVDGAIITAWYGSYWFGLYSMAMQMAGYLYAIPEAAGFVIWPKILQAFGAANGDQQALRRQVVLPTMIAGMFMPTIAGMAYVLLPPVVNAVLPKFMPAMGATQILALASVFLALPMATNSLLIALNKGHHVVLYKLVGAAVVAAGCLVLVRRGEHELVTFAVVASFGYAVAAILSVGLVLPQYEGSFLRRVELLFGTFSPFVWACCALLLSRVVGSIFMVPDGASFVWAGLRLGLFLALMVPVLLFGNSQTKLGHELRQMRESWNRSEETDHETDA; encoded by the coding sequence TTGTCAGCTCACGAACGCTTGGAAGCCCACCGCCGCAAGCCGCAAACCCTCGCCTCAACGGCTGTTCTCATCATCGGTGGCAGTTCCTACTTCAGTATGCTGGTGGGGGTGCTACGCTCGGTCCTGGTCATGCGCCTGGTCGGCCCGGCCCCTCAGGGCGTCCGCCGCATCGTGGACCTGATCCTCAAGTACGCCACCAACTCCCACCTGGGCATCCTGCATGGCACGAACAAGGAACTGCCCATCTACCTGGGGCAGAACAACGCCGAGATGGTGCAGGAGGTGGAGGATGTCGGCGTGACGTGGGTGGTGGGGCTGACGCTGATCGCGTCGGTGGCGATGCTCATCGTAGGGCTGATGAACCCCACCGGGCAGCGCGTGACGTCCATCGCCATCATGATCGGGGCGGGGCTGCTGCTGGTGGGCCAGACCGCGACGCTGTACCGGACCATCGCGCGGGCGTGGGGGCACTTCCGAGCCCTGGGCCTGGTGGCCGGGGTAGAGACGATCACGACGTTCGTCTTCACGCTTGCGGGGGCGTATGGCTTCTACCACTTTGGGCACGAGAACCAGCACCGCGAGTACGCCGTGCTGGGGGCGATGCTGGGGGGGCTGCTGGCCAACTGTGTGTCCCTGATCCTGCTGGGCGCGCTGTCGCCCATCCGAGTGCGCATCCGGTTTGACGTCCAGCTGGGCTGGGAGTTGGCCAAGGCCGGGCTGCCGATCGCCGCGATGATCTTCGCCGACACCTTCTTGCGAACGGTGGATGGCGCGATCATCACGGCGTGGTACGGCTCGTACTGGTTCGGGCTCTATAGCATGGCCATGCAGATGGCGGGCTACCTGTACGCCATCCCGGAGGCCGCCGGGTTCGTGATCTGGCCGAAGATCCTGCAGGCGTTCGGAGCGGCCAACGGCGACCAGCAGGCGCTGCGGCGGCAGGTCGTGCTGCCGACGATGATCGCGGGGATGTTCATGCCGACGATCGCCGGGATGGCCTATGTGCTCCTGCCGCCGGTGGTCAATGCCGTGCTGCCCAAGTTCATGCCGGCCATGGGGGCCACGCAGATCCTGGCCCTGGCCAGCGTCTTCCTGGCGTTGCCGATGGCCACCAACAGCCTCCTGATCGCCCTGAACAAGGGCCACCACGTGGTGCTGTATAAGCTGGTGGGGGCGGCCGTCGTGGCCGCCGGGTGTCTGGTTCTGGTCCGCCGCGGGGAGCATGAGCTGGTCACATTCGCCGTCGTGGCCAGCTTCGGCTATGCGGTCGCCGCGATCCTGAGCGTGGGGCTGGTGCTGCCGCAGTATGAGGGGAGCTTCCTGCGGCGGGTGGAACTGCTGTTCGGCACGTTCAGCCCCTTCGTGTGGGCGTGCTGCGCCCTGCTGCTGTCACGGGTGGTGGGCAGCATCTTCATGGTTCCGGACGGTGCAAGCTTCGTCTGGGCCGGCCTGCGGCTGGGGCTGTTCCTGGCGCTGATGGTCCCGGTGCTGCTGTTCGGCAATAGCCAGACCAAGCTGGGACATGAGCTGCGCCAGATGCGCGAATCCTGGAACCGGAGTGAAGAGACCGACCATGAAACCGACGCTTGA
- a CDS encoding M42 family metallopeptidase translates to MKPTLELLQEITELDGPSGYEAPVGRYVAEALAGTGEISRDNLGSVICRQPGTAGEPRIMVAGHMDEIGFMVKLVTKEGFVKFAPLGGWWSQVLLAQRVRILTNKGPVTGVVGSKPPHLLRDGKRNEVVEMQDMFIDVGATDREQAQEAFGILPGDPIVPDSPFAAMADEQMLLAKAWDDRAGVAMFIEALWQLAESEHPNTVYGVGTVQEEVGLRGAQTAAEAVQPHVALVSETAIAGDMPGIEEHESPVKMGQGPVIYVLDGSMIPNLRLRDLALETCRQEGLPYQTTVLERGGTDGGRIHVYARGVPSLVIGVPTRHIHCHAGLMHLRDYQQCVQLLVALCRKLDAATVAALTAE, encoded by the coding sequence ATGAAACCGACGCTTGAGCTGCTCCAGGAGATCACCGAACTCGACGGCCCGTCGGGCTATGAAGCGCCGGTGGGGCGCTATGTGGCCGAGGCCCTCGCCGGGACGGGCGAGATCAGCCGCGACAACCTCGGCAGCGTCATCTGTCGCCAGCCCGGCACGGCGGGCGAGCCGCGGATCATGGTTGCCGGCCACATGGACGAGATCGGCTTCATGGTCAAGCTGGTGACCAAGGAGGGGTTCGTCAAGTTCGCGCCCCTGGGTGGCTGGTGGAGCCAGGTGCTGCTCGCCCAGCGTGTCCGCATCCTCACCAACAAGGGCCCGGTGACGGGCGTGGTCGGGAGCAAGCCCCCGCACCTGCTGCGTGACGGCAAGCGCAACGAGGTCGTGGAGATGCAGGACATGTTCATTGATGTCGGGGCGACGGACCGGGAGCAGGCGCAGGAGGCGTTCGGCATCCTGCCCGGTGACCCCATCGTCCCCGACAGCCCCTTCGCGGCGATGGCCGATGAGCAGATGCTGCTGGCCAAGGCCTGGGACGACCGGGCCGGGGTGGCGATGTTCATCGAGGCGCTCTGGCAACTGGCCGAGAGTGAACATCCCAACACGGTCTACGGGGTGGGGACGGTGCAGGAGGAAGTGGGGCTGCGCGGGGCCCAGACGGCGGCCGAGGCCGTGCAGCCACACGTGGCGCTGGTCTCCGAGACGGCCATCGCCGGGGACATGCCGGGCATCGAGGAGCATGAGTCACCGGTGAAGATGGGCCAAGGGCCGGTCATCTATGTGCTGGATGGCAGCATGATCCCGAACCTGCGCCTGCGCGACCTGGCCCTCGAGACTTGCCGGCAGGAGGGTCTCCCCTACCAGACGACCGTCCTCGAGCGCGGGGGAACCGACGGCGGACGCATCCACGTTTATGCAAGAGGCGTGCCGAGCCTGGTCATCGGCGTGCCCACCCGACACATTCACTGCCACGCCGGCCTCATGCACCTGCGGGACTACCAGCAGTGCGTGCAGTTGCTGGTGGCCCTGTGTCGGAAGCTGGATGCCGCGACCGTGGCGGCGCTGACCGCCGAGTAG
- a CDS encoding AAA family ATPase: MDLKQLEEHIEQKSRWVKRVKAEIGKVIVGQDYLVDRLLTALVADGHALLEGVPGLAKTLAVRTLAQTLDTKFQRIQFTPDLLPGDIVGTMIYNEKEHEFFARRGPIFANLVLADEINRAPAKVQSALLESMQERQVTIGEQTFPLPGPFLVLATQNPIEQEGTYPLPEAQVDRFMMKLKVDYPTRPQELDILRRWTGLEEPKAGPVATIAEIMEARQAIHAIHMEEVLERYIVDLVWATREPAAAAKEIRERWRKSPERTAAGHTAAVEENLTRLQECESLIEYGASPRATLYLALCARANAFIRGRAYVTPDDVLEVGMDVLRHRIIVSYEAEAEMIGSEDIVRRVFETVEIP, from the coding sequence TTGGACCTCAAGCAACTGGAAGAGCACATCGAGCAGAAGAGCCGGTGGGTCAAGCGCGTCAAGGCCGAGATCGGCAAGGTGATCGTCGGTCAGGACTACCTGGTTGACCGCCTGCTCACCGCGCTCGTGGCCGACGGCCACGCGCTGCTGGAGGGCGTGCCGGGTCTGGCCAAGACCCTGGCGGTGCGGACGCTGGCCCAGACGCTGGACACGAAGTTCCAGCGCATCCAGTTCACGCCCGACCTGCTCCCCGGCGACATCGTCGGCACGATGATCTACAACGAGAAGGAGCATGAGTTCTTCGCGCGCAGGGGACCGATCTTCGCCAACCTGGTGCTGGCCGACGAGATCAACCGCGCGCCCGCGAAGGTGCAGAGCGCGCTGCTGGAATCGATGCAGGAGCGGCAGGTGACCATCGGCGAGCAGACCTTCCCGCTGCCGGGGCCTTTCCTGGTGCTCGCGACGCAGAACCCCATCGAGCAGGAGGGGACGTATCCGCTGCCCGAGGCGCAGGTGGACCGCTTCATGATGAAGCTGAAGGTGGACTACCCGACGCGCCCGCAGGAACTGGACATCCTGCGCCGCTGGACCGGGCTGGAAGAGCCGAAGGCGGGGCCGGTGGCGACCATCGCCGAGATCATGGAAGCGCGGCAGGCCATCCACGCCATCCACATGGAGGAAGTGCTGGAGCGCTACATCGTGGACCTGGTGTGGGCCACGCGCGAGCCGGCGGCGGCAGCCAAGGAGATCCGCGAGCGGTGGCGCAAGAGCCCCGAACGCACGGCCGCCGGCCACACCGCCGCGGTCGAGGAGAACCTGACCCGGCTGCAGGAGTGCGAGTCGCTGATCGAGTACGGCGCCTCGCCCCGCGCCACGCTGTACCTGGCGCTGTGCGCCCGCGCCAATGCCTTCATCCGCGGACGCGCGTATGTCACGCCCGATGACGTGCTGGAGGTCGGCATGGACGTACTGCGCCACCGCATCATCGTGTCCTACGAGGCCGAGGCGGAGATGATCGGCAGCGAGGACATCGTGCGGCGGGTGTTTGAGACCGTGGAGATACCGTGA
- a CDS encoding DUF58 domain-containing protein, whose amino-acid sequence MLPTELLRRIRQIEIRTDHLANDVFAGAYQSTFKGHGMEFAEVREYQAGDDVRTIDWRVSARTGRPYVRKYVEERELTVMLVVDASGSMNFGTAETTKAETMAEAAATLAFSAIRNNDKVGLLIFTDQVETYVPPLKGRRQVLRVIREILYAKPQSPRTDLARALEYVNHVLTRRAILFVISDFLTGGYAKPLQVAARRHDVVCLRVEDPREVTVPPAGLFELEDAETGARRIVDLSEALAETMRFQATQRKGQLKQTLARYHADLIEIQAGQAPAEPLMAFFERRAKRR is encoded by the coding sequence ATGCTGCCAACCGAACTGCTGCGCAGAATCCGCCAGATCGAGATCCGCACGGATCACCTCGCCAACGACGTGTTCGCCGGCGCCTACCAGTCCACGTTCAAGGGACATGGCATGGAGTTTGCGGAGGTGCGCGAATACCAGGCCGGTGACGACGTGCGGACCATTGACTGGCGCGTGAGCGCTCGCACGGGCCGGCCCTATGTGCGCAAGTATGTCGAGGAGCGCGAGCTGACCGTGATGCTGGTGGTGGACGCCAGCGGCAGCATGAACTTCGGCACCGCCGAGACCACCAAGGCCGAGACGATGGCCGAGGCGGCGGCCACGCTGGCCTTCTCCGCCATCCGCAACAACGACAAGGTGGGGCTGCTGATCTTCACCGACCAGGTGGAGACCTACGTGCCCCCGCTCAAGGGGCGGCGGCAAGTGCTGCGCGTCATCCGCGAGATCCTGTACGCCAAGCCCCAGAGCCCTCGCACGGACCTGGCGCGCGCACTGGAGTATGTCAACCATGTGCTCACCCGCCGGGCCATCCTGTTCGTGATCTCCGACTTCCTCACCGGCGGCTATGCCAAGCCGCTGCAGGTGGCGGCGCGGCGGCATGATGTGGTGTGTCTGCGGGTCGAGGACCCGCGCGAGGTGACGGTGCCGCCGGCCGGGCTGTTCGAGCTGGAGGATGCCGAGACCGGCGCGCGGCGGATCGTGGACCTGTCCGAGGCGCTGGCCGAGACCATGCGCTTCCAGGCCACCCAGCGCAAGGGGCAGCTCAAGCAGACCCTGGCGCGCTACCACGCGGACCTGATCGAGATCCAGGCCGGGCAGGCGCCCGCCGAACCCCTCATGGCGTTCTTTGAGAGGCGGGCGAAGCGGCGATGA
- a CDS encoding cytochrome c-type biogenesis protein CcmH: MPDTNRHTSVKAANMSTPSTPPPWGGVAAKQRGWVAALALLLLALPHLAGAAGTIEATVDKQKVTVGEPFVYMVNMLVPQGAQEDLPGEKATFKGLEVRNYQPQEVPQTDGSRQVVLRYTLVCFDVGLAGIKDFRVPVRMPNGDQEKWLAPPCEVTIASVLPEKGQVQPKGFAGPIMLPSSWTQWLWAALIALLILGAVVAAIILWRRRRQARPTVEPERLLAPDEAALAALGRLREEDLVATGSFLAFYQRLDEILRAWLQARFDIPALERTTMGTMYFLRARREADSWRTGVLELLHAADRVKFANLPPSDGEAYEHVEQAAQVIETAKQAVAEAEAEAAARAAAEAQVAEAKQRGGRRR; this comes from the coding sequence TTGCCAGACACCAACCGCCACACGTCGGTCAAAGCCGCCAACATGTCTACACCCTCCACCCCTCCCCCGTGGGGAGGGGTCGCTGCGAAGCAGCGGGGGTGGGTTGCCGCTCTCGCGCTGTTGCTCCTGGCTCTCCCCCACCTCGCCGGCGCCGCGGGGACCATTGAGGCCACCGTGGACAAGCAGAAGGTGACTGTGGGCGAACCGTTCGTCTACATGGTTAACATGCTCGTGCCGCAGGGGGCCCAGGAGGACCTGCCCGGGGAGAAGGCCACCTTCAAGGGCCTGGAGGTCCGCAACTACCAGCCGCAGGAAGTCCCGCAGACCGATGGCAGCCGGCAGGTTGTGCTGCGCTACACGCTCGTGTGCTTCGATGTCGGCCTGGCCGGGATCAAGGACTTCCGCGTGCCGGTGCGGATGCCCAACGGCGACCAGGAGAAGTGGCTGGCCCCGCCGTGCGAAGTGACCATCGCCAGCGTGCTCCCCGAGAAGGGCCAGGTGCAGCCCAAGGGGTTTGCCGGGCCGATCATGCTGCCCTCAAGCTGGACGCAGTGGCTGTGGGCGGCGCTCATCGCCCTGCTGATCCTGGGGGCTGTGGTCGCAGCGATCATCCTGTGGCGGCGACGCCGACAGGCCCGGCCGACCGTGGAGCCCGAGCGCCTCCTGGCGCCAGATGAGGCGGCGCTGGCGGCGCTGGGGCGGCTGCGTGAGGAGGATCTCGTCGCGACCGGCAGCTTCCTGGCGTTCTACCAGCGGCTCGATGAGATCCTGCGGGCGTGGCTGCAGGCGCGGTTCGACATCCCCGCCCTGGAACGCACGACGATGGGGACGATGTACTTCCTGCGCGCGCGGCGCGAGGCTGACTCGTGGCGCACGGGCGTCCTGGAGTTGCTGCACGCCGCCGACCGCGTGAAGTTCGCGAACCTGCCCCCGAGCGATGGCGAGGCCTATGAGCATGTGGAGCAGGCGGCGCAGGTGATCGAGACGGCCAAGCAAGCCGTGGCAGAGGCGGAAGCCGAGGCTGCGGCCCGGGCCGCAGCCGAAGCACAGGTGGCTGAGGCGAAGCAGCGGGGGGGGCGCCGGCGATGA